The Crocosphaera subtropica ATCC 51142 genome includes a window with the following:
- the rppA gene encoding two-component system response regulator RppA — MKILLVDDEAELTEPLYHILSHEGYEVDVADDGQKGYELALQNTYDLLILDWMLPRKPGLSICQELRSQGKNAPVLFLTAKDTLDDRVIGLDAGADDYLVKPFELRELMARVRALLRRSAASVETNGINRLKVADLELDSDNQVAYRQGRMVNLSDKEVKLLAYFMEHPHQLLTHDQIYQSLWEEPEKPSSNVLAALIRLLRRKIEEEGPLIHTVYGKGYRFGDL; from the coding sequence ATGAAAATACTTCTTGTTGACGACGAAGCAGAATTAACCGAACCCCTTTATCATATCTTGTCCCATGAAGGATATGAAGTAGATGTAGCTGATGATGGACAAAAAGGCTATGAATTAGCTTTACAAAATACCTACGATCTATTAATTTTGGATTGGATGTTGCCTCGTAAACCAGGGCTGTCGATTTGCCAAGAACTGCGATCGCAAGGTAAAAATGCTCCAGTCTTGTTTCTCACCGCTAAAGACACCCTCGATGATCGGGTCATAGGGTTAGATGCAGGGGCTGATGACTACTTAGTTAAGCCTTTTGAGTTAAGGGAATTAATGGCAAGGGTTCGAGCTTTATTGCGTCGTTCTGCTGCGAGTGTAGAGACTAATGGCATCAATCGCTTAAAAGTAGCCGATTTAGAGCTAGATTCAGACAACCAGGTGGCTTACCGTCAAGGAAGAATGGTCAATCTATCAGATAAAGAGGTAAAATTGTTGGCTTATTTTATGGAACATCCCCATCAATTATTAACCCATGACCAAATTTACCAGTCTTTGTGGGAAGAACCTGAAAAACCCAGTAGTAACGTCTTAGCTGCCTTAATTCGCCTACTAAGGCGCAAAATAGAAGAAGAAGGACCCTTAATTCATACCGTCTATGGTAAGGGATATCGGTTTGGGGACTTATGA
- a CDS encoding LCP family protein codes for MSVKKTYPKNRSQQNASVKKKPKGLSWLLISLGLTAVSLTSAAAGAFIAVSLSTTPLQQSSLTPEQEEVFSKDEAISYKNLRLPELSRPVNVLVLGTKVLTSEIDEKPTEELGYHALVNSFKGLSDTMVLVRFDPLSNKLSLLSIPRDTQTTINYELKKINEANYYGGPSLAAETVSELLGGVPVDRYVRVNIQGVEKVIDALGGVNVYVPKDMKYTDHSQHLYIDLKEGEQHLDGEQAVSFLRFRYDRYGDIGRVQRQQMFMRALVEQALKPQTLLRIPEILSIISSYIDTNLTVEELLALSGFASQTKRSNVQLLMLPGRFSGDGKHEVSYWLPNRYQIQNMVAEYFDHGQPSFDMEPTNSTNLRIAIQDSTGDPEAVQRMVNYLRQAGYRRIFVDDDWPQTLETTRILAQSGDDLGAATLRADLGVGEVLVESTGNLASDITIVLGQDWQNYFPDASVQVKETTSLSTQQ; via the coding sequence GTGTCAGTTAAAAAAACCTATCCCAAAAATCGTTCTCAACAGAACGCTTCTGTGAAAAAAAAGCCCAAGGGCCTAAGTTGGTTGCTGATTAGTTTAGGACTGACGGCTGTGTCCCTAACATCGGCTGCAGCAGGGGCTTTTATCGCTGTTTCTTTGTCCACGACTCCTTTACAGCAAAGTTCTTTGACCCCTGAACAAGAAGAAGTCTTTAGTAAGGATGAGGCCATTTCTTACAAAAACTTACGGCTTCCTGAGTTAAGTCGTCCTGTCAATGTCCTGGTGTTAGGAACTAAGGTTTTAACCTCTGAAATAGATGAAAAACCCACCGAAGAATTGGGATATCACGCTTTAGTTAATTCGTTTAAGGGTTTGTCCGATACTATGGTGTTGGTCAGGTTTGATCCCCTCAGTAACAAACTTAGTCTTTTATCGATTCCGAGAGATACCCAAACCACCATTAATTATGAACTCAAGAAAATTAACGAAGCTAACTACTATGGCGGTCCGTCTTTAGCGGCCGAAACCGTGAGCGAATTATTAGGGGGAGTCCCTGTTGACCGTTATGTACGGGTCAATATTCAAGGGGTTGAAAAAGTTATCGATGCTTTGGGTGGAGTCAATGTTTATGTTCCCAAAGATATGAAATATACCGATCATAGTCAACATCTTTATATCGATCTCAAAGAAGGAGAACAACATTTAGATGGAGAACAAGCGGTTTCCTTTTTGCGATTTCGTTACGATCGTTATGGGGATATTGGACGAGTACAACGGCAACAAATGTTTATGCGGGCTTTAGTAGAACAGGCCCTCAAGCCTCAAACGTTATTGAGAATACCTGAAATTTTATCTATTATCAGTTCTTATATCGATACCAATTTAACCGTTGAAGAATTACTAGCCTTATCAGGGTTTGCCTCTCAAACAAAACGCTCCAATGTTCAACTGTTAATGCTACCTGGCCGTTTTAGTGGGGATGGTAAACACGAAGTGAGTTATTGGCTACCTAACCGTTATCAAATCCAAAATATGGTAGCCGAGTATTTTGATCATGGTCAACCCAGTTTTGACATGGAACCAACCAACTCCACTAACCTACGAATTGCCATTCAAGATAGTACAGGAGATCCTGAAGCAGTGCAGCGGATGGTCAATTATTTACGCCAAGCTGGTTATCGTCGCATTTTTGTCGACGATGATTGGCCTCAAACCCTAGAAACAACTCGCATTTTAGCGCAAAGTGGAGATGATCTCGGAGCAGCCACCTTACGGGCTGATTTAGGAGTGGGGGAGGTGTTAGTTGAAAGCACAGGGAATTTAGCTTCTGATATTACTATTGTTTTAGGTCAAGATTGGCAAAATTATTTTCCTGACGCTTCAGTCCAGGTTAAAGAAACCACATCTTTAAGCACTCAACAGTGA
- a CDS encoding glycerol-3-phosphate acyltransferase, translated as MTSIIGSLIIFCFCPLLGGLPLIDWLTYGLKGQKLSQLGTGNVSVSAAFYHGGTLVGVLAVLSEAGKGIVAVLLARYFFPFEPFWEVMALIALIIGRYWRGKGAGTTNLFWGMMVHDWAATFLTALIGFTSFTIFRDRVTGRLVALFLLAFILTVRHPYDLVYILLAWSLSGLMAWIFYKIPDDLSLPETGVKSSSRTMFAFFRGEKSLLCLNDKLEADKVGQKAANLAYLRSLGYGVPNGWILLPGDDPQTLLDYIDPSLEHPFVVRSSAMGEDTETASAAGQYLTRLNITNQEALKAAIFDCLAAYNHPHAVKYRRDRGQSDEEIALLIQKQIEGTVSGVAFSRDPVNPLNNCVIIEALPGAANQIVSGKITPEQYQVEVYDKLENDVINIKKIQQIPSRNIPDFIIEKVAILARNIENLYHGIPQDIEWTYDGEALWILQTRSITNLQPIWTRKIASEVIPGVIRPLTWSINQPLTCGVWGDIFTLVLKEKASDLDFDQTATLHYQQAYFNATLLGQIFRRMGLPPESLEFLTRGEKITKPSLASTISNLPGLWRLFTKEWTLTKDFWQDYRQRFKPQLEKLQHQEIQQLSPQELLKNIEKILSILKPTTYYSILAPLSLSLRQALLKVSPEQLNNHSTPEIAALQALEKLANEITSLIDVKNINTAEDLFSALAQNQKGQNLIQKFDLIVENYGYLSDVATDISIPCWRDHPNIVKTLLTQLTQNHSQRKNNVKKNNNNWRIKNVQKRLDLKGKVTEIYSQFLAQLRWHFLELADYLITKGIIQESQDIFELTYAEILELMEDEDKKNDAELNKKIKQRKQQFEINKSLKRIPYIVYGNIAPIPENEPELSKSSYRKFKGIGASFGQVEGYIRICRNFQQIGEINSQTILVIPYADSGWGPLLANAGGIIAEVGGALSHGAIIAREYGIPAVMNIDHATEIFQEGQRVKIDGQQGIIELLEN; from the coding sequence ATGACATCTATTATTGGTTCTTTGATTATTTTTTGTTTTTGTCCCTTATTAGGGGGACTGCCGTTAATTGATTGGTTAACTTATGGCTTGAAAGGACAGAAACTATCCCAATTAGGAACGGGTAATGTTTCTGTTTCTGCTGCTTTTTATCATGGGGGGACTTTAGTTGGTGTTTTGGCTGTCTTATCAGAGGCAGGAAAAGGTATTGTCGCTGTTTTACTGGCCCGCTATTTTTTCCCCTTTGAACCTTTTTGGGAAGTGATGGCATTAATCGCTTTAATTATAGGAAGATATTGGAGGGGAAAAGGGGCAGGAACTACTAATTTATTTTGGGGAATGATGGTTCATGATTGGGCTGCCACTTTCTTAACTGCCTTAATTGGTTTCACTAGCTTTACCATTTTTCGGGATAGGGTAACAGGACGTTTAGTGGCTTTATTCTTGTTAGCATTTATTTTAACGGTGAGACATCCCTATGATTTAGTCTATATTTTGTTAGCTTGGAGTTTATCAGGATTAATGGCCTGGATTTTTTATAAAATTCCTGATGATTTGTCTTTACCAGAAACCGGTGTAAAATCTTCTTCTAGAACTATGTTTGCTTTCTTTCGTGGCGAAAAATCTCTTCTCTGTTTAAACGATAAATTAGAGGCCGATAAAGTTGGTCAAAAAGCTGCTAATCTGGCTTATCTAAGAAGTTTAGGTTATGGGGTTCCTAATGGTTGGATTTTGTTGCCTGGAGATGATCCTCAAACCCTATTAGATTATATTGATCCCAGTTTAGAACATCCTTTTGTTGTTCGTTCTTCTGCTATGGGAGAAGATACAGAAACTGCTTCAGCAGCAGGACAATATTTAACTCGGTTAAATATTACTAACCAAGAAGCATTAAAAGCAGCCATTTTTGATTGTTTGGCTGCGTATAACCATCCTCATGCTGTTAAATATCGTCGAGATAGAGGACAAAGCGATGAAGAGATTGCTTTATTAATTCAAAAACAAATTGAAGGAACAGTTTCAGGGGTCGCCTTTAGTCGAGATCCGGTTAATCCTCTGAATAATTGTGTCATCATTGAAGCATTACCAGGGGCAGCTAATCAAATTGTTTCAGGTAAAATAACGCCCGAACAATATCAAGTAGAGGTCTATGACAAACTAGAAAATGATGTAATTAATATTAAAAAGATTCAGCAAATACCATCGAGAAATATTCCTGATTTTATTATAGAAAAAGTCGCTATTTTAGCTAGGAATATTGAAAACTTATATCATGGTATTCCTCAAGATATCGAATGGACTTATGATGGAGAAGCTTTATGGATATTACAAACAAGAAGTATTACTAATTTACAACCGATTTGGACAAGAAAAATTGCTTCAGAAGTGATTCCAGGGGTCATTCGTCCTTTAACCTGGTCAATTAATCAACCTTTAACTTGTGGGGTATGGGGTGATATTTTTACCCTAGTTTTAAAAGAAAAAGCATCAGATTTAGATTTTGATCAAACTGCGACTTTACACTATCAACAAGCCTATTTTAATGCTACCTTACTAGGACAAATTTTCCGACGCATGGGACTTCCTCCAGAAAGTTTAGAATTTCTAACAAGAGGAGAAAAAATAACTAAACCTTCCTTAGCTTCTACCATCAGTAATTTACCTGGATTATGGCGTTTATTTACAAAAGAATGGACATTAACCAAGGACTTTTGGCAAGATTATCGACAACGCTTTAAACCTCAATTAGAAAAACTACAGCATCAAGAAATTCAGCAATTATCGCCTCAAGAATTATTGAAAAATATAGAAAAGATTTTATCTATATTAAAACCGACAACGTATTATAGTATTTTAGCTCCTTTGAGTTTATCTTTAAGACAAGCTTTACTCAAGGTATCTCCAGAACAATTAAATAATCATTCAACACCAGAGATTGCTGCATTACAAGCCTTAGAAAAGTTAGCTAATGAAATTACATCACTGATAGATGTAAAAAATATAAACACTGCTGAGGATTTATTCTCAGCTTTGGCACAAAATCAAAAAGGACAAAACCTAATCCAAAAATTTGATTTAATTGTAGAGAATTATGGCTATTTAAGCGATGTCGCTACTGATATTTCTATTCCTTGTTGGCGAGATCATCCAAATATCGTCAAAACCTTATTAACTCAGTTAACCCAGAATCATAGCCAGCGCAAGAATAATGTGAAAAAAAATAATAACAATTGGAGAATAAAAAATGTACAAAAACGATTGGATTTGAAAGGAAAAGTAACAGAAATTTATTCTCAGTTTTTAGCTCAATTACGGTGGCATTTTTTAGAATTAGCCGACTATTTAATAACAAAAGGAATCATTCAAGAATCTCAAGATATTTTTGAATTAACCTATGCTGAAATTTTGGAACTAATGGAAGATGAGGACAAGAAAAATGATGCAGAATTAAACAAGAAAATAAAGCAAAGAAAACAGCAATTTGAAATTAATAAAAGCCTAAAACGCATTCCCTATATTGTCTATGGAAATATTGCCCCAATACCAGAAAATGAACCAGAGTTATCAAAAAGTTCCTATAGAAAATTCAAAGGAATTGGTGCAAGTTTTGGACAAGTAGAAGGATACATCCGAATTTGTCGTAACTTTCAACAAATAGGAGAAATCAACAGTCAGACAATTCTAGTGATTCCTTATGCTGACTCAGGGTGGGGTCCTTTACTCGCCAATGCAGGTGGTATCATAGCAGAGGTAGGAGGTGCCTTGTCTCACGGAGCAATTATTGCACGAGAATACGGTATCCCTGCCGTTATGAATATTGACCATGCTACTGAAATCTTTCAAGAAGGTCAACGGGTAAAAATAGATGGACAACAAGGTATTATTGAACTATTAGAAAATTAA
- a CDS encoding Ig-like domain-containing protein produces the protein MVKLFKQTINIKNIFKKPNQFDWIVMGCILLLTLGISTLLVMGDQVPFKVRYFSWEDKKVGLKDKTFTLSFNRSVDTNSVEKNLIIEPPLPGKIAWQGRTLIYTLNDPPIYGTNYRIKLDNVQPSYKDETLQSFVSLFSTRDRVFAYIGIEGEEKGRLILYNITNLDKPQKIILTPGDLVVTNFEIYPNSEKILFSAFEPDIRGQGLVRQELYTVTTGFNVDPSITPSQRAGKLKRILDSQEYRNVSFDLSKNGKVIVIERESHRNSNDSSLWIITEDNKPISLGIPGSEFVIAPDGKRLAVAQQGGVRMVPLGSNGGTSRIFQNYEKPLGFSENGQKLLLVKDNIDYTRSLVLINQDGKNKELLRTPYPILDCKFEPRNEQDLYCLKTDIIQGENGQYREEPFLSVVNLKKETDLPLLALPNYRDVVLSMSPDGVALLFDQVVTTVPQSPSDLLTTEQEAIADGQVWLLPLPDLKEQNKSVNIKPQELIFGFKPQWLP, from the coding sequence ATGGTTAAACTCTTCAAACAAACGATAAACATTAAAAATATATTTAAAAAACCTAACCAATTTGATTGGATAGTTATGGGTTGTATCTTATTGTTAACCCTAGGTATTTCAACTTTATTAGTTATGGGAGATCAAGTTCCTTTTAAAGTTAGATATTTTAGTTGGGAAGATAAAAAAGTAGGACTGAAAGATAAAACCTTTACCCTCAGTTTTAATCGTTCCGTTGATACGAATAGCGTAGAAAAAAATTTGATAATTGAACCTCCCCTTCCTGGAAAGATTGCTTGGCAGGGAAGGACACTAATTTATACGTTAAATGATCCCCCTATTTATGGCACTAATTATCGAATAAAATTAGATAATGTTCAGCCAAGTTATAAAGATGAAACCCTTCAATCTTTTGTCAGTTTATTTAGTACCCGTGATCGAGTATTTGCCTATATTGGCATTGAAGGAGAAGAAAAAGGCCGCTTAATTTTATATAATATTACTAATCTTGATAAACCTCAAAAAATTATTCTTACACCTGGAGATTTAGTTGTTACTAACTTCGAGATTTATCCTAATAGTGAAAAAATACTTTTTAGTGCTTTTGAACCTGATATTCGGGGTCAAGGATTAGTGAGACAAGAACTGTATACAGTGACCACAGGGTTTAATGTTGATCCGTCAATAACTCCCTCTCAACGAGCAGGAAAACTCAAACGAATTCTAGATTCTCAAGAGTATAGAAATGTCAGTTTTGATCTCTCGAAAAATGGTAAAGTGATTGTCATTGAACGAGAAAGTCACAGAAATAGTAATGATAGTAGTTTGTGGATAATTACTGAAGATAATAAACCCATATCTTTGGGAATTCCAGGATCTGAATTTGTGATTGCTCCCGATGGAAAACGCTTAGCCGTTGCTCAACAAGGAGGAGTCCGTATGGTTCCCTTGGGATCTAATGGAGGAACTTCTCGCATTTTTCAAAACTATGAAAAACCCCTTGGTTTTTCTGAAAATGGACAGAAACTTTTATTGGTTAAAGATAATATTGATTATACTCGTTCTCTAGTTTTGATCAATCAAGACGGAAAAAATAAAGAACTATTGCGGACTCCTTATCCCATTCTAGATTGTAAATTTGAACCCAGGAATGAACAAGACCTATACTGTTTAAAAACCGATATAATTCAAGGAGAAAATGGACAATATCGAGAAGAACCTTTTTTGTCAGTGGTGAACTTGAAAAAAGAAACAGATTTACCTTTATTAGCTTTACCTAATTATCGAGATGTGGTTTTGAGTATGTCTCCTGACGGGGTCGCTTTATTATTTGATCAGGTGGTTACCACTGTTCCTCAGTCTCCTTCTGATTTATTAACAACAGAACAAGAAGCGATCGCTGATGGACAAGTTTGGTTACTACCGTTACCAGATTTGAAAGAACAAAATAAATCTGTGAATATTAAACCACAAGAACTCATTTTTGGTTTTAAACCTCAATGGTTACCATAG
- a CDS encoding cobalt-precorrin-6A reductase has protein sequence MSVVGKLWLIGGTGDSVRLVQSIAKHSLPCLVTVTTSTAINLYPTHSNITIEIGKLDKEGIKQLCKRETVRGIIDASHPFAINISQQVMEFANTEGIPYLRYERPSLKQNAQAIYLDNFEDLVKGNYLKDKRVLLTVGCQALSKFKSWHKNTVLYARILPKLASLKMALNAGFAENQIIALRPPITLELERALWQQWKINLVVTKASGKQGGEDIKATVAQELDIPLIVIQRPSLTYPQQTEQMSDIIEFCYQCFQG, from the coding sequence ATGAGCGTAGTTGGCAAACTTTGGCTAATTGGAGGGACAGGGGACAGTGTAAGACTTGTCCAGAGTATTGCGAAGCATTCTTTACCTTGTCTTGTTACTGTAACGACTTCTACAGCAATTAATCTTTACCCCACTCACTCAAACATTACCATTGAAATTGGTAAATTAGATAAAGAAGGAATTAAACAGTTATGTAAGCGAGAAACTGTTAGAGGAATTATTGATGCGTCCCACCCCTTCGCTATTAATATTTCTCAACAAGTTATGGAGTTTGCTAATACTGAGGGAATTCCTTATTTACGTTATGAAAGACCTAGTTTAAAACAGAATGCTCAAGCTATTTATTTAGATAATTTTGAGGATTTAGTTAAAGGTAACTATCTAAAAGATAAGCGGGTTTTACTGACAGTAGGATGTCAAGCATTATCTAAATTTAAGTCGTGGCATAAAAACACCGTATTATATGCTCGTATTCTCCCGAAATTAGCGTCTCTTAAGATGGCTTTAAATGCCGGATTTGCAGAAAACCAAATAATTGCTTTACGTCCTCCCATTACTTTAGAATTAGAAAGAGCATTGTGGCAACAATGGAAAATTAATTTAGTCGTAACTAAAGCTTCTGGTAAACAAGGAGGAGAAGATATCAAAGCAACAGTCGCTCAAGAATTAGATATTCCTCTAATTGTTATTCAAAGACCTTCCTTAACATATCCCCAACAAACTGAGCAAATGTCTGATATTATTGAATTTTGTTATCAATGTTTTCAAGGATAA
- a CDS encoding DUF2470 domain-containing protein, translating into MSDPITPAISDRICKHMNEDHSNAIVLYAKVFANVSEAETATMESIDPEGMNLSITVKGETIPVRVKFDHVLKDSEDAHHTLIDMVKKARTSNS; encoded by the coding sequence ATGTCTGATCCCATCACCCCTGCTATCAGCGATCGCATTTGTAAACACATGAATGAAGATCATAGTAATGCTATTGTTTTATACGCTAAAGTATTTGCAAATGTATCAGAAGCAGAAACTGCTACAATGGAATCCATTGATCCTGAAGGGATGAATTTATCAATTACTGTCAAAGGAGAAACGATTCCCGTTCGGGTAAAGTTTGATCATGTTTTAAAAGATTCAGAAGATGCTCATCACACCTTAATTGATATGGTAAAAAAAGCCAGAACTTCTAACAGTTAA
- a CDS encoding aldo/keto reductase, producing MKKVQLSHTGVEVSCLCLGTLRFGTRNTYEESAKLMDLYIETGGNFIDTANAYDQWCDQGKGGESEITIGRWLRERGNRENIFLATKVGFGYRDVPEGLAASTIISECESSLRRLGVDYIDLYYAHHDDPQTPLEETLKAFERLVEDGKIRFYGASNYLPWRLADADAICQRHGWAGYCCVEQRFSYLRPRSGGDFGPQCLIDEHLMTYCDARGKTMLAYTPLLRGAYVRSDRIIPSPYLGQDTDERLKALREVAQEVRSTPNQLVLAWMLHRQPPLIPVFSAGTPEHLMENLGALNVHLSVEQMKKLDRAGHCLNDEPV from the coding sequence ATGAAAAAGGTTCAACTGAGTCATACAGGTGTAGAAGTTAGTTGTTTGTGTTTAGGCACTTTGCGCTTTGGAACCAGAAATACTTACGAAGAATCGGCAAAACTCATGGATCTCTATATTGAAACAGGAGGTAATTTTATTGATACTGCCAACGCTTACGATCAATGGTGCGATCAAGGTAAAGGAGGAGAAAGTGAAATTACCATCGGACGTTGGTTACGAGAAAGAGGAAATCGTGAGAACATTTTCCTAGCGACTAAAGTTGGCTTTGGTTATCGAGATGTCCCTGAGGGTTTAGCGGCTTCAACGATCATTTCTGAATGTGAAAGCAGTCTCAGACGCTTAGGGGTCGATTATATCGATTTATATTACGCTCATCACGATGATCCCCAGACCCCCTTAGAGGAAACGTTAAAGGCGTTTGAAAGGCTGGTTGAAGATGGAAAAATTCGCTTTTATGGTGCTAGTAATTATCTACCCTGGCGTTTAGCTGATGCTGATGCTATCTGTCAACGTCATGGATGGGCTGGATATTGTTGCGTTGAGCAGAGGTTTAGTTACTTAAGACCCCGATCTGGTGGGGATTTTGGACCCCAATGTCTCATCGATGAACATTTAATGACCTACTGTGATGCACGGGGAAAAACGATGTTAGCTTATACCCCTCTACTGCGTGGGGCCTATGTTCGCAGCGATCGCATCATTCCTTCCCCCTACCTCGGCCAAGATACGGATGAACGACTCAAAGCGTTACGAGAAGTGGCGCAAGAGGTAAGAAGTACACCGAATCAACTGGTTTTAGCCTGGATGTTGCATCGTCAACCCCCTTTAATTCCTGTTTTTTCAGCCGGGACTCCTGAACATCTGATGGAAAATTTAGGGGCCCTTAATGTTCATTTGTCTGTTGAACAGATGAAGAAACTTGATCGAGCCGGTCATTGTCTCAATGATGAACCAGTTTAA
- a CDS encoding sugar phosphorylase, with translation MTFHSNQRIPYYPQPDYTQPLLEITSEIREKLLSRLSVLYGKVEAKNCIEELERLLKVHYAYKPPERIQAEQEFELSDCFSQQDIILITYGDLLISEHLTPLKTLQEFLKQYVKLYDVFSILHLLPFFPYSSDRGFSITDYRSVDPKLGAWKDIQAIGESFRLMFDGVFNHISSQSHVFQEVLNGNPDYKNFATIYHSPDELTSKQRQILVRPRTSDILSEYQSIDGKIWVWTTFSPDQIDLNYRNPKVLLFMIDTFLLYVRRGASLIRLDAVTYLWDEPGTNCVHLEQTHEVIKLLRDILDIVDPKVVLVTETNVPHEENISYFGNGSDEAQIIYNFALPPLVLYTFYKEDSTAISRWAESLDYPTETTNFLNMLDTHDGIGLMGVKNILTPSQINFIIEQAREHGALISYKTGEEGKDEPYEINSTWFSAINFDNGTESIELQVKRFIASRSLALALRGIPAIYFHGLIGTRNDLEAVIKTKSKRDINRTTLVEEDLKTNLLKKDSKLSKIVEQLGHLLEIRSRQVAFHPNGEQKILEISQKVFSIFRISPNKKEHILAITNISNQAETINIDLDDLDLKQSQWYDLVNRRGLTTKEQQLCINLLPYDVVWLIPLVELERMIESH, from the coding sequence ATGACTTTTCACTCAAACCAAAGAATTCCCTATTATCCACAACCAGACTATACTCAACCGTTATTAGAAATTACGTCAGAAATTCGAGAAAAACTATTGTCTCGTTTATCTGTGCTTTACGGAAAGGTTGAGGCAAAAAACTGTATTGAAGAGTTAGAAAGACTGTTAAAAGTTCATTATGCTTATAAACCTCCAGAAAGGATTCAAGCTGAACAAGAATTTGAACTTAGTGATTGTTTTAGTCAGCAAGATATTATTCTGATTACTTATGGAGATTTATTGATTAGTGAACATCTGACACCCCTTAAAACTTTACAAGAATTTCTAAAACAATATGTCAAACTCTATGATGTTTTTAGTATCTTACATCTTTTACCGTTTTTCCCTTATTCATCGGATCGAGGGTTCTCTATTACTGATTATAGAAGTGTCGATCCAAAACTGGGTGCCTGGAAAGATATTCAAGCAATAGGTGAATCGTTTCGCCTTATGTTTGATGGGGTATTTAATCATATCTCTTCTCAAAGTCATGTGTTTCAAGAGGTGTTAAATGGAAACCCCGACTATAAAAATTTTGCAACTATTTATCATTCACCCGATGAATTAACCTCTAAACAAAGACAAATCTTAGTTCGTCCTCGAACCTCCGATATTCTCTCAGAATATCAATCAATAGACGGTAAAATTTGGGTTTGGACTACTTTTTCGCCGGATCAAATTGATCTCAATTATCGTAACCCGAAAGTATTGCTTTTTATGATTGATACTTTTCTACTTTATGTCAGACGAGGAGCTTCTTTAATTCGCTTAGATGCAGTGACCTATTTATGGGATGAACCAGGAACTAACTGTGTTCATTTAGAACAAACCCACGAGGTTATTAAACTATTAAGAGATATTTTAGATATTGTTGATCCTAAAGTTGTTCTAGTAACAGAAACCAATGTGCCTCATGAAGAAAATATATCTTACTTTGGTAATGGTTCTGATGAAGCACAAATTATCTATAATTTCGCTCTCCCTCCTTTAGTTCTTTATACTTTTTATAAAGAGGATAGTACAGCCATTTCTCGATGGGCTGAGTCTTTAGACTATCCTACCGAAACAACAAACTTTTTAAATATGTTGGATACTCATGATGGAATTGGTTTAATGGGAGTTAAAAATATTCTCACCCCTTCACAAATTAATTTTATTATTGAACAAGCAAGGGAACATGGGGCTTTAATTTCCTATAAAACTGGAGAAGAAGGAAAAGATGAACCCTACGAAATTAATTCTACTTGGTTTAGTGCGATTAACTTTGACAATGGAACAGAATCTATCGAATTACAAGTCAAACGGTTTATTGCGTCTCGTAGTCTGGCTTTAGCTTTAAGAGGAATTCCTGCTATTTATTTTCATGGTTTAATAGGTACTCGTAACGATTTAGAAGCAGTCATCAAAACTAAATCGAAGCGAGATATTAACCGAACCACTCTGGTTGAAGAAGACCTAAAAACAAACTTACTCAAAAAAGATTCAAAACTTTCCAAAATTGTCGAGCAACTTGGACATTTATTAGAAATTCGCAGCAGACAAGTGGCATTTCATCCCAACGGCGAGCAAAAAATCTTAGAAATTTCTCAAAAAGTGTTTTCAATTTTTCGTATTTCACCCAATAAAAAGGAACATATTCTAGCTATTACTAATATTAGTAACCAAGCAGAAACTATCAATATTGATCTTGATGATCTCGATCTCAAACAAAGTCAATGGTACGATTTAGTCAATAGACGGGGATTAACCACCAAAGAACAACAACTCTGCATCAACTTACTTCCCTACGATGTTGTCTGGTTAATTCCCCTGGTAGAGTTAGAACGCATGATCGAAAGCCATTAA